Proteins co-encoded in one Pseudomonas beijingensis genomic window:
- a CDS encoding fimbria/pilus outer membrane usher protein: MYAAPRLIVRNSGRRWVCGWTGKRLWSRKWILSAAIWCGTDGYVLAQEQEAQFGASILSSRGVDPGVSDYFRTAPRFHEGTRVVSLRLNGNQLGLTEAQFDRDGELCFTQGLLEKAGLRVPAAMINQGEGEAPTCHDFLAQYPNTVVSLRPNREEVALVVPSEAFREQGLSEEMFARGGLAGLLNYDVLGLESQSRSGGANRYLSLATEAGFNLGDWIVRSRQLYTSINGVQRSEHLYAYAQRDLLPLQSTFQVGQLSSNSPVFGGVQFSGLQFFPDGVKRGGGASGAVVEGLALSQSRVEVRQSGALIYTTLVPEGPFTLSNLPLLNGTSDLEVSVIEDSGAEQRFVVPAASFRGTVPVQSGYYLSLGQVRGSGESEGEQPLLAMGSASWGLGQSSAVSSGLVGAQTYQAMGLGLDTRPLANLSVGARSNVSHDKASGRSGARSSLSLGTALADNLDLTLSATRQTPGYREVSEIRYVDKNIERDDFLASRFKNQYTAGLSWFDPALGGFSMGYSQSSQFDDQTYARLYGSWSKSFKHASVSAHIDSAVGTSGSYDEGVSVRLQVSVPLGKDRRARSSLRHQGSRSTLAAAYSERVNEYLNYEVGTEQGLNHSQSLTRGSVNATPRYAQVGLAASQDRFSTNYSGYLKGGVVAHGQGVTFSPYRVQETFGVVSLGGVPGARISTPQGPVWTDAKGQAVIASLPAYNNSRLQVDTRSLPKRVDIQNGTKVLSAGRGSFNAVDFSVVNVRRLLLHARDEGGQALPQGVSVLAENDDFLTSVAGDGMIFLGDIDGQQALKVALSGARTCQLQFELMENNDEDLPYETASAVCRDLQSNEALATAEEPELPELLDADADADEPSES, translated from the coding sequence ATGTACGCGGCGCCGCGCCTTATCGTACGCAACAGCGGTCGTCGGTGGGTTTGCGGATGGACGGGCAAACGACTCTGGTCACGCAAGTGGATCTTGTCCGCAGCGATCTGGTGCGGGACCGATGGCTATGTGCTCGCGCAGGAACAAGAGGCTCAGTTCGGTGCCTCGATACTCTCTTCCCGAGGCGTCGACCCCGGTGTTTCGGATTACTTCCGTACCGCGCCGCGTTTTCACGAGGGCACACGCGTCGTGAGCCTGCGGCTCAACGGCAATCAACTCGGGTTGACCGAGGCGCAATTCGATCGCGATGGTGAGCTGTGCTTTACCCAAGGTTTGTTGGAGAAGGCCGGTTTGCGCGTGCCTGCTGCAATGATCAACCAAGGGGAAGGGGAAGCACCGACCTGCCATGACTTCCTTGCGCAATACCCCAATACGGTCGTGAGCCTGCGCCCCAATCGCGAAGAGGTCGCACTGGTGGTCCCGAGCGAGGCCTTTCGAGAGCAGGGGCTGAGCGAGGAAATGTTCGCCCGGGGCGGCCTGGCAGGGCTGCTCAACTACGATGTGCTGGGCCTGGAAAGCCAATCGCGTTCAGGCGGCGCAAACCGTTATCTCTCCCTGGCCACGGAAGCCGGCTTCAATCTGGGGGACTGGATTGTCCGCAGTCGCCAGCTTTACACCTCGATCAACGGGGTGCAACGCAGCGAGCATCTGTACGCCTATGCCCAGCGCGACCTGCTGCCTTTGCAATCGACTTTCCAGGTCGGACAGCTTTCCAGCAACAGTCCGGTGTTCGGTGGTGTGCAGTTCTCCGGTCTGCAGTTCTTTCCCGACGGCGTGAAGCGCGGCGGTGGCGCCAGTGGTGCCGTGGTGGAAGGGTTGGCCTTGAGTCAGTCCCGGGTGGAGGTCCGTCAGTCCGGTGCGTTGATTTACACAACGCTGGTGCCGGAAGGCCCCTTCACCCTCAGCAATTTGCCGCTCCTCAACGGCACCAGCGATCTTGAAGTGAGCGTGATCGAAGACAGTGGCGCAGAGCAGCGTTTTGTCGTGCCGGCGGCGTCGTTCCGGGGCACGGTTCCCGTTCAGTCGGGTTATTACCTTTCCCTGGGCCAGGTGCGTGGGTCAGGAGAAAGCGAGGGCGAGCAACCGTTGCTGGCGATGGGGAGCGCAAGCTGGGGGCTGGGGCAGAGCTCGGCGGTCAGCAGCGGCCTGGTGGGTGCGCAGACGTATCAGGCGATGGGGCTTGGGCTCGATACCCGACCACTGGCGAACCTTTCGGTTGGCGCGCGCAGCAACGTCTCCCATGACAAGGCCAGCGGCAGGTCCGGCGCGCGCAGCAGTCTTTCCCTGGGCACGGCGCTGGCCGACAACCTCGACCTGACACTCAGTGCCACCCGGCAGACGCCGGGCTACCGCGAAGTTTCAGAGATTCGTTACGTCGACAAAAATATCGAGCGGGATGATTTTCTGGCGTCGCGCTTCAAGAACCAATACACGGCCGGACTCAGCTGGTTCGATCCGGCGTTGGGTGGTTTCTCGATGGGTTACTCCCAATCGTCGCAATTCGATGACCAGACGTACGCGCGCTTGTACGGCTCCTGGAGCAAATCGTTCAAGCATGCCAGCGTGAGTGCCCACATTGATTCGGCGGTGGGCACATCAGGGTCATACGACGAGGGTGTGTCGGTACGCCTGCAGGTCAGCGTACCGCTGGGCAAGGACCGTCGCGCCCGTTCCTCTCTAAGGCATCAGGGCAGCCGTTCGACCCTGGCGGCCGCCTACAGCGAGCGCGTCAACGAATACCTCAACTATGAGGTGGGGACCGAGCAGGGGCTTAACCATTCGCAATCCCTGACGCGAGGCAGTGTCAACGCGACGCCACGTTATGCGCAGGTCGGGCTGGCGGCCAGTCAAGACCGTTTCAGCACTAATTACAGTGGCTACCTCAAAGGTGGTGTCGTAGCGCATGGACAAGGGGTGACCTTTTCCCCTTACCGGGTCCAGGAAACGTTCGGCGTTGTTTCCTTGGGGGGGGTTCCAGGGGCCAGGATCAGCACACCGCAAGGCCCGGTATGGACGGACGCGAAAGGGCAGGCGGTCATCGCCAGTTTGCCCGCCTACAACAACAGTCGTCTCCAAGTGGACACCCGGTCGCTGCCCAAGCGCGTGGATATCCAGAACGGCACCAAGGTCCTGAGCGCCGGACGCGGTTCATTCAATGCCGTCGACTTCTCGGTGGTCAATGTTCGCAGGCTGTTGCTGCATGCCCGCGACGAAGGCGGTCAGGCGCTGCCGCAGGGTGTCTCGGTACTGGCTGAAAATGACGACTTCCTGACCAGCGTGGCTGGCGACGGCATGATTTTCCTTGGCGACATCGATGGGCAGCAGGCCCTGAAAGTTGCGTTGTCCGGAGCCAGGACCTGCCAGCTTCAATTCGAACTGATGGAGAACAACGATGAAGATCTTCCCTATGAGACCGCTTCGGCGGTATGCCGTGACCTTCAGTCAAATGAGGCACTGGCGACTGCCGAGGAACCTGAGTTGCCTGAGTTGCTTGATGCTGATGCTGATGCTGACGAACCCAGCGAAAGCTGA
- a CDS encoding fimbria/pilus chaperone family protein, producing the protein MAAGMQPETTVVIFYEEHGEANINLTNTDAGPALLHSKIEHIPEDPELSVIVTPPIMRVDAGETQLVRLIGAFKEPLKTQRLKRVTFEGIPQKKSDGGATVGINIRHNLPVIIHPKGLPRHQAPWELLKWTVDGENLAVQNDSPYVVRLSERVHLNPPNTSVSLPRTYILPGETLTAALKEAVPELTSVTIQPATLYGFAIGNFDAPVVSR; encoded by the coding sequence ATGGCTGCCGGCATGCAACCGGAAACCACGGTGGTTATCTTTTATGAAGAGCATGGCGAGGCCAATATCAACCTCACCAATACCGATGCCGGCCCAGCGCTGCTTCATTCAAAGATTGAACACATACCGGAAGACCCCGAGCTGTCGGTGATCGTGACGCCGCCGATCATGCGGGTCGATGCCGGTGAAACGCAGTTGGTCCGTTTGATCGGGGCCTTCAAGGAGCCGCTCAAGACCCAGCGTCTCAAGCGTGTCACTTTCGAAGGGATCCCGCAGAAGAAATCCGATGGCGGTGCCACGGTGGGCATCAACATTCGCCATAACTTGCCGGTGATCATCCATCCCAAGGGTTTGCCTCGGCATCAGGCGCCCTGGGAACTCTTGAAATGGACAGTCGACGGGGAAAACCTGGCGGTGCAGAACGACAGCCCCTACGTCGTGCGCTTGTCGGAGCGGGTGCATCTGAACCCACCGAACACCTCGGTTTCCCTGCCCCGCACCTATATCTTGCCGGGCGAGACCCTGACGGCCGCGCTCAAGGAGGCTGTGCCCGAGCTCACGTCGGTCACGATCCAGCCCGCGACGCTGTATGGGTTTGCGATTGGCAATTTTGATGCGCCGGTCGTGAGTCGATGA
- a CDS encoding DUF1120 domain-containing protein, protein MKNKYGLAAITLLALACTNAQAADLQVTGSIVPGSCSLNIPTLSVDYGRIAITDLSPVDYTKLNKLNTAFNITCDGPTLVGLTASDNRAGSRKHEAMEVINPGLAHPLNSFGLGTNADGDKIGAYSLHVRNYSVDGGTDFKTILSGTSSAWIGAQDFLRSVPQYVLTWSPNSVTSPHLLTSVTGELEIEAAINNTTELVVRDDLQIDGSATLELNYI, encoded by the coding sequence ATGAAAAACAAATATGGTTTGGCGGCAATCACGCTTCTTGCATTGGCCTGCACCAATGCCCAGGCGGCTGACTTGCAAGTGACAGGTAGCATTGTTCCTGGCAGTTGCTCGCTGAATATTCCTACGTTGTCGGTCGATTATGGACGAATCGCTATCACGGATTTGAGCCCTGTCGATTACACCAAACTGAACAAACTGAATACGGCGTTCAACATCACCTGTGATGGACCGACACTTGTTGGTTTAACTGCTAGCGATAATCGGGCGGGCAGCAGAAAGCATGAAGCCATGGAAGTTATCAATCCTGGCCTTGCTCATCCGCTCAATAGCTTCGGGTTGGGGACAAACGCGGATGGCGATAAAATTGGCGCCTATAGCCTGCATGTGCGTAACTATTCGGTGGACGGAGGCACTGACTTCAAAACCATCCTGTCCGGAACTTCGTCGGCTTGGATCGGCGCTCAAGATTTTCTCCGTAGCGTGCCCCAATACGTTCTCACGTGGTCTCCAAATAGCGTCACTAGCCCGCACCTTTTGACATCAGTCACAGGTGAGTTGGAAATCGAAGCAGCGATCAACAATACAACCGAACTGGTTGTGCGGGATGACCTGCAAATAGATGGCAGCGCAACGCTGGAACTGAACTACATCTGA
- the ppx gene encoding exopolyphosphatase → MPPSQAKNLSLIAAIDLGSNSFHMVVAKAQNGEIRILERLGEKVQLAAGIDEERQLSEESIQRGLDCLKRFAQLINGMPLGAVRIVGTNALREARNRGEFIRRAEEILGHPVEVISGREEARLIYLGVSHTLADTPGKRLVADIGGGSTEFIIGQRFEPLLRESLQMGCVSYTQRYFRDGKITPARYAQAYTAARLEIMSIEHALHRLTWDEAIGSSGTIRAIGLALKAGGHGTGEVNAEGLAWLKRRVFKLGEADKIDFEGIKPDRRAIFPAGLAILEAIFDALELQRMDHCEGALREGVLYDLLGRHHHEDVRERTLGSLMERYHVDLEQAVRVERKALHAFDQVADDWDLNDGVWRELLGWAAKVHEVGLDIAHYHYHKHGAYLIEHSDLAGFSREDQQMLALLVRGHRRNIPKDKFAEFGDDGIKLIRLCVLLRFAILFHHIRGTQEMPQVALHADGDQLDVMFPEGWLEENQLTQADFAQEADWLTRVGIVLNIH, encoded by the coding sequence ATGCCGCCATCCCAAGCCAAGAATCTGTCCCTGATCGCCGCCATCGACCTGGGCTCCAACAGCTTCCACATGGTCGTCGCCAAGGCCCAGAACGGGGAAATCCGCATTCTTGAGCGGCTCGGCGAGAAGGTCCAGTTGGCCGCCGGCATCGACGAAGAACGCCAACTGAGCGAAGAATCCATCCAGCGCGGGCTCGATTGCCTCAAGCGGTTTGCCCAACTGATCAACGGTATGCCCCTGGGCGCGGTGCGGATCGTGGGCACCAACGCCCTGCGTGAAGCGCGCAACCGTGGCGAATTCATCCGTCGCGCCGAAGAGATCCTCGGCCATCCGGTGGAAGTCATCTCCGGCCGTGAAGAAGCCCGCCTGATCTACCTTGGCGTTTCCCACACCCTGGCCGATACCCCGGGCAAGCGCCTGGTGGCGGACATCGGTGGTGGCAGTACCGAATTCATCATTGGCCAGCGCTTCGAACCGCTGCTGCGCGAAAGCCTGCAGATGGGCTGCGTCAGCTACACCCAGCGCTATTTCCGCGACGGCAAGATCACCCCGGCCCGCTACGCCCAGGCCTACACGGCGGCGCGCCTGGAAATCATGAGCATCGAACACGCCCTGCACCGCCTGACCTGGGACGAAGCCATCGGCTCCTCGGGGACCATTCGCGCCATCGGCCTGGCGCTCAAGGCGGGCGGCCACGGTACCGGCGAGGTCAACGCCGAGGGCCTGGCCTGGCTCAAGCGCCGAGTATTCAAGCTCGGTGAAGCGGACAAGATCGATTTCGAAGGCATCAAGCCCGACCGCCGGGCGATTTTCCCGGCGGGCCTGGCGATCCTCGAAGCGATTTTCGACGCCCTCGAACTGCAACGCATGGACCACTGCGAGGGCGCCCTGCGCGAAGGCGTGCTCTACGACCTGCTGGGGCGTCATCATCACGAAGACGTGCGTGAACGCACCCTGGGCTCGCTCATGGAGCGTTATCACGTTGACCTGGAGCAGGCTGTACGGGTCGAACGCAAAGCCCTGCATGCCTTCGACCAGGTGGCTGACGACTGGGACTTGAACGACGGGGTGTGGCGCGAATTGCTGGGCTGGGCCGCCAAGGTCCATGAAGTGGGCCTGGACATCGCCCACTATCACTACCACAAGCACGGCGCCTACCTGATCGAGCACTCGGACCTGGCGGGTTTCTCCCGGGAAGACCAACAGATGCTCGCGCTATTGGTGCGCGGCCATCGACGCAACATTCCCAAGGATAAATTCGCCGAGTTCGGCGATGACGGCATCAAGCTGATTCGCCTGTGCGTGCTGCTGCGTTTTGCGATCCTGTTCCACCACATCCGTGGCACCCAGGAAATGCCGCAAGTGGCCCTGCACGCCGACGGCGATCAACTGGACGTGATGTTCCCCGAGGGTTGGCTGGAAGAAAACCAGCTGACCCAGGCCGACTTCGCCCAGGAAGCCGACTGGCTGACCCGGGTCGGGATTGTGCTGAACATTCACTGA
- the ppk1 gene encoding polyphosphate kinase 1, translated as MNTEGLSEVAVKDAQPVVEQVAETPPELEPAPPAVVEPIPAPAIAIPNLDDSSLYIHRELSQLQFNIRVLEQALDESYPLLERLKFLLIFSSNLDEFFEIRVAGLKKQITFAREQAGADGLQPHQALARISELVHGHVDRQYAILNDILLPELEKHQVRFIRRRNWNTKIKTWVRRYFRDEIAPIITPIGLDPTHPFPLLVNKSLNFIVELEGIDAFGRDSGLAIIPAPRLLPRIIRVPEDVGGPGDNYVFLSSMIHAHADDLFQGMKVKGCYQFRLTRNADLSVDTEDVEDLARALRGELFSRRYGDAVRLEVADTCPKHLSDYLLKQFNLHETELYQVNGPVNLTRLFSITGLDSHPELQYLPFTPQIPKLLQNSENIFSVISKQDILLLHPFESFTPVVDLLRQAAKDPHVLAVRQTLYRSGANSEIVDALVDAARNGKEVTAVIELRARFDEESNLQLASRLQAAGAVVIYGVVGFKTHAKMMLILRREAGEIVRYAHLGTGNYHAANARLYTDYSLLTSDDALCEDVGKLFSQLIGMGKTLRMKKLLHAPFTLKKGMLDMIARETQFALDGKPAHIIAKFNSLTDPKIIRALYKASQSGVRIDLVVRGMCCLRPGIPGVSHNIHVRSIIGRFLEHTRVFYFLNGGEEQMFLSSADWMERNLDKRVETCFPVEGKKLILRVKKELESYLTDNTHSWSLQSDGRYIRNTPTGNQNPRSAQATLLERLSSPVLAVR; from the coding sequence ATGAATACCGAAGGACTCTCCGAAGTTGCCGTAAAAGACGCTCAACCCGTGGTCGAGCAAGTTGCCGAAACGCCGCCGGAGCTGGAGCCTGCTCCCCCGGCTGTCGTCGAGCCCATCCCGGCGCCGGCAATTGCCATTCCGAACCTGGATGACAGCAGCCTGTACATCCATCGCGAGCTGTCGCAACTGCAGTTCAACATCCGCGTGCTGGAGCAGGCGCTGGACGAGTCCTACCCGCTGCTGGAACGGCTGAAATTTCTGCTGATCTTTTCCAGCAACCTGGATGAGTTTTTCGAAATCCGCGTCGCCGGCCTGAAGAAGCAGATCACCTTCGCTCGTGAACAGGCGGGTGCCGACGGTTTGCAACCGCACCAGGCCCTGGCCCGCATCAGCGAACTGGTCCACGGCCATGTGGACCGCCAGTACGCGATCCTCAACGACATCCTGTTGCCGGAGCTGGAAAAGCACCAGGTGCGCTTCATCCGTCGCCGCAACTGGAACACCAAGATCAAGACCTGGGTGCGCCGCTATTTCCGCGACGAGATCGCGCCGATCATTACGCCGATCGGCCTCGATCCGACGCACCCGTTCCCGTTGCTGGTCAACAAGAGCCTGAACTTCATCGTCGAACTGGAAGGCATCGACGCCTTCGGTCGCGATTCCGGCCTGGCGATCATCCCGGCGCCACGCCTGTTGCCGCGCATCATCCGCGTGCCGGAAGACGTTGGCGGCCCTGGCGACAACTATGTGTTCCTGTCGTCGATGATCCACGCCCACGCCGATGACCTGTTCCAGGGCATGAAGGTGAAGGGGTGCTACCAGTTCCGTCTGACCCGTAACGCCGACTTGTCGGTGGACACCGAGGACGTCGAAGACCTGGCCCGCGCCTTGCGCGGCGAGCTGTTCTCCCGTCGCTACGGCGATGCGGTGCGCCTTGAGGTGGCCGACACCTGCCCGAAACACTTGTCCGACTACCTGCTCAAGCAGTTCAACCTGCACGAGACCGAGCTGTATCAGGTCAACGGTCCGGTCAACCTGACCCGACTGTTCAGCATCACCGGCCTGGACAGCCACCCGGAACTGCAATACCTGCCGTTCACGCCGCAGATCCCGAAACTGCTGCAAAACAGCGAGAATATTTTCAGCGTGATCAGCAAGCAGGACATCCTGCTGCTGCACCCGTTCGAGTCGTTCACGCCGGTGGTCGACCTGCTGCGCCAGGCCGCCAAGGACCCCCACGTCCTGGCGGTGCGCCAGACCCTGTACCGCAGTGGCGCCAACTCGGAAATTGTCGATGCCCTGGTGGACGCGGCGCGAAACGGCAAGGAAGTCACGGCGGTGATCGAATTGCGCGCCCGCTTCGATGAAGAATCGAACCTGCAACTGGCCAGCCGTCTGCAAGCGGCCGGCGCGGTGGTGATCTACGGCGTGGTCGGCTTCAAGACCCACGCCAAGATGATGCTCATCCTGCGTCGTGAGGCCGGTGAGATCGTGCGTTACGCCCACTTGGGCACCGGCAACTACCACGCCGCCAACGCCCGCCTGTACACCGACTACAGCCTGCTGACCTCTGACGATGCCTTGTGCGAAGACGTCGGCAAGCTGTTCAGCCAGTTGATCGGCATGGGCAAGACCCTGCGCATGAAGAAACTGCTGCACGCGCCGTTCACCCTGAAAAAGGGCATGCTCGACATGATCGCCCGGGAGACGCAGTTCGCCCTGGACGGCAAGCCGGCCCACATCATTGCCAAGTTCAACTCGCTGACCGACCCGAAGATCATTCGTGCGTTGTACAAGGCCAGCCAGTCGGGCGTGCGCATCGACCTAGTGGTGCGGGGCATGTGCTGCCTGCGGCCGGGCATCCCGGGGGTGTCCCACAACATCCATGTACGCTCGATCATCGGGCGGTTCCTGGAGCATACGCGGGTGTTCTACTTCCTCAACGGCGGTGAGGAGCAGATGTTCCTGTCCAGCGCCGACTGGATGGAGCGCAACCTCGACAAGCGGGTCGAGACCTGCTTCCCGGTGGAAGGCAAGAAGCTGATCCTGCGGGTCAAGAAGGAATTGGAAAGCTACCTCACCGACAACACCCACAGCTGGAGCCTGCAGTCGGATGGTCGCTACATCCGCAACACGCCGACCGGCAACCAGAACCCGCGCAGCGCCCAGGCGACCTTGCTGGAGCGCTTGAGCAGCCCGGTGTTGGCGGTTCGTTAA
- the hemB gene encoding porphobilinogen synthase, translating to MSFTPANRLFPATRLRRNRRDEFSRRLVRENVLTTDDLILPVFVLDGENRREAVASMPGVERLTIDLLLEEAAHWVELGIPALALFPVTPPALKSLDAAQAWNPEGIAQRATRALRERFPELGVITDVALDPFTTHGQDGILDEEGYVQNDITVDALVRQALSHAEAGAQVVAPSDMMDGRIQAIREALEVAGHVNVRIMAYSAKYASAYYGPFRDAVGSALNLGKANKASYQMDPANSQEALHEVAADLSEGADMVMVKPGMPYLDILCRVKDEFKVPTFVYQVSGEYAMHMAAIQNGWLGEGVILESLTAFKRAGADGILTYFAVRAAQLLREQK from the coding sequence GTGAGCTTTACCCCCGCCAATCGTCTGTTCCCTGCTACCCGCCTGCGTCGTAACCGTCGTGATGAGTTTTCTCGTCGGCTGGTGCGTGAAAACGTGCTGACCACCGATGACCTGATCCTGCCGGTATTCGTGCTGGATGGGGAGAACCGTCGCGAAGCGGTGGCGTCGATGCCCGGGGTGGAACGCCTGACCATCGACCTGCTGCTCGAAGAAGCTGCCCACTGGGTCGAACTGGGTATCCCGGCGCTGGCCCTGTTCCCGGTTACGCCGCCGGCGCTCAAGTCCCTGGACGCCGCGCAAGCCTGGAACCCTGAGGGCATCGCCCAACGTGCGACCCGTGCCCTGCGTGAGCGCTTCCCGGAGCTGGGGGTGATCACCGACGTGGCGCTGGACCCGTTCACCACCCACGGGCAGGACGGCATCCTCGATGAAGAAGGCTACGTGCAGAACGACATTACCGTCGATGCGCTGGTCAGGCAGGCGCTGTCCCACGCCGAGGCCGGTGCCCAGGTGGTTGCGCCGTCGGACATGATGGACGGGCGCATCCAGGCGATCCGCGAAGCCCTCGAGGTGGCCGGTCACGTCAACGTGCGGATCATGGCCTATTCGGCCAAGTACGCCAGCGCCTATTACGGCCCGTTCCGCGATGCGGTCGGCTCGGCCCTGAACCTGGGCAAGGCCAACAAGGCCTCTTATCAGATGGACCCGGCCAACAGTCAGGAAGCCTTGCACGAAGTGGCGGCCGACTTGTCAGAAGGGGCAGACATGGTCATGGTCAAGCCTGGCATGCCCTACCTCGACATTCTTTGCCGGGTCAAAGACGAATTCAAAGTGCCGACCTTTGTTTATCAGGTCAGCGGCGAGTACGCCATGCACATGGCCGCGATCCAGAACGGTTGGTTGGGCGAAGGGGTAATCCTGGAGTCCTTGACCGCTTTCAAACGCGCAGGCGCTGATGGCATCCTGACTTACTTTGCTGTGCGCGCCGCCCAATTGTTACGAGAGCAGAAATAG
- a CDS encoding DedA family protein: MLQQFLHDFGYLALFIGTFFEGETILVLAGFLAFRGYMDINLVVVVAFCGSYAGDQLWYFLGRKHGRKLLARKPRWQLMGDRALEHIRRHPDIWVLSFRFVYGLRTVMPVAIGLSGYPPGRYLLLNGIGAAIWATALAAAAYHFGAVLEGMLGSIKKYELWVLGALLVLGLVLWLRRRIKNARLAKKVLEAERLEQTRSDAPTTPTE, encoded by the coding sequence ATGCTCCAACAATTTCTGCATGACTTCGGCTACTTGGCCCTGTTTATCGGCACGTTTTTCGAAGGCGAAACCATCCTCGTGCTCGCAGGCTTCCTGGCGTTCCGTGGCTACATGGACATCAACCTGGTGGTGGTCGTGGCGTTCTGCGGCAGTTACGCCGGCGATCAGCTGTGGTATTTCCTGGGGCGCAAGCACGGCCGCAAGCTCCTGGCGCGCAAGCCGCGCTGGCAGTTGATGGGGGATCGCGCGCTGGAGCACATTCGCCGGCATCCGGACATCTGGGTCCTGAGCTTCCGCTTCGTCTACGGCCTGCGCACGGTGATGCCGGTGGCGATCGGCCTGTCAGGCTATCCGCCGGGCCGCTACCTGCTGCTCAACGGCATCGGCGCGGCGATCTGGGCCACGGCCCTGGCCGCCGCCGCGTACCACTTCGGCGCGGTGCTCGAAGGCATGCTGGGCAGCATCAAGAAATACGAGTTGTGGGTACTCGGCGCGCTGCTGGTGCTAGGCTTGGTCCTGTGGCTGCGCCGGCGCATCAAGAATGCGCGTCTGGCCAAGAAAGTCCTCGAAGCCGAACGCCTGGAACAAACCAGGTCCGACGCACCTACGACGCCAACCGAGTAA
- a CDS encoding sterol desaturase family protein, whose product MNFILYAVPFFFVLIAVELLADRWRGVSHYRVADAINSLSTGVLSTTTGLLTKGVGLVTYAFALKHLAVIELPADRAWTWVFAFVLYDFCYYWLHRMGHERNILWAAHSVHHQSEDYNLSTALRQTSTGFLLSWIFYVPLAVLGVPLVVFVSVAALNLLYQFWVHTQHIPKLGWLEWCFVTPSNHRAHHAQNPLYMDRNYGGVFIIWDRLFGTFQEEDDNEPVIFGVTTPLASWNPLWANLQFYAQLWADARRTGRWWDKLRIWFMPTGWRPADVAAQYPLNKPNLSQFRKFAVPLDLRQQWYVGLQFCVYIALGSYLMNLESSLPVAALVLGWGAVAFGLFVLGVALENRPWALKLELLRLASNLPLVWLAPLTGLWPVSAVMSHGAWVGLLSYSLLSGIGLYCCRSRFTRLAS is encoded by the coding sequence ATGAACTTCATCCTGTATGCCGTGCCGTTCTTCTTCGTGCTGATTGCCGTCGAGTTGCTGGCCGATCGTTGGCGGGGCGTGAGCCACTACCGCGTGGCAGACGCGATCAACAGCTTGAGCACCGGCGTGCTGTCGACCACCACGGGCCTGTTGACCAAAGGCGTGGGGCTGGTGACCTACGCCTTTGCGTTGAAACACCTGGCCGTCATCGAATTGCCTGCCGACCGGGCCTGGACCTGGGTGTTCGCCTTCGTGCTCTACGACTTCTGCTACTACTGGCTGCACCGCATGGGCCATGAGCGCAACATCCTCTGGGCCGCCCATTCGGTGCATCACCAGAGCGAGGACTACAACCTGTCCACCGCACTGCGCCAGACCAGCACCGGGTTCCTGTTGAGCTGGATTTTCTACGTCCCGCTCGCCGTACTGGGTGTGCCGCTGGTGGTCTTCGTCAGCGTCGCGGCGTTGAATCTGCTGTACCAGTTCTGGGTCCACACCCAACACATTCCCAAGCTCGGCTGGCTGGAGTGGTGCTTCGTGACGCCGTCCAATCATCGTGCCCACCATGCACAGAACCCTCTCTACATGGATCGCAACTACGGCGGGGTGTTCATTATTTGGGACCGTCTGTTTGGCACCTTCCAAGAAGAAGACGATAACGAACCGGTGATTTTCGGCGTGACCACGCCGCTGGCGAGTTGGAATCCGTTGTGGGCCAACCTGCAGTTCTATGCCCAGCTGTGGGCCGATGCGCGGCGGACCGGGCGTTGGTGGGACAAGCTGCGAATCTGGTTCATGCCCACCGGTTGGCGTCCGGCGGACGTTGCAGCCCAGTACCCGCTGAACAAGCCGAACCTGAGCCAGTTCCGCAAATTCGCCGTGCCGCTGGACCTGCGCCAACAGTGGTACGTGGGGCTGCAGTTCTGCGTCTACATTGCCTTGGGCAGTTATTTGATGAACCTTGAAAGCAGCCTGCCGGTCGCCGCCCTGGTGTTGGGGTGGGGGGCGGTGGCGTTCGGTCTGTTCGTGTTGGGCGTGGCCCTGGAGAATCGCCCGTGGGCGCTGAAGCTGGAGCTGTTGCGGCTGGCCTCGAACCTGCCGCTGGTGTGGCTGGCGCCCTTGACCGGGTTGTGGCCGGTCAGCGCGGTGATGAGCCATGGGGCCTGGGTCGGGCTGCTCAGCTACAGCCTGCTCAGTGGCATCGGGCTGTATTGCTGTCGCAGCCGATTTACTCGGTTGGCGTCGTAG